In bacterium, one genomic interval encodes:
- a CDS encoding DUF1573 domain-containing protein: MKRILFATFFVTLALASSPVLAELPLVISPGTHNFGKIPQHAVANKRFWIKSTAPKPIKISHVIPDCGCTNVMLLDSTIAPGDSVALDLIFHSRAFVGYMTKRPAVKIEGSNENAVIQFYAEVLVKPETARPLVMEPVKVDVSQFGEKVRRKGTFKLTNFTAFDLNIQVVDSSFKSFEINIPTVIKAGKSIEGQVIVRKEYIETEFEEAFTIELNDDGRTRYAIPVFRLYHPNAMLGQAGK; this comes from the coding sequence ATGAAGCGTATACTCTTCGCGACATTCTTTGTTACATTGGCGCTGGCTTCCAGCCCGGTCCTGGCAGAACTTCCGCTGGTGATCTCGCCCGGAACACACAATTTCGGGAAGATCCCGCAGCATGCGGTAGCCAATAAGCGGTTCTGGATCAAATCGACCGCTCCCAAGCCGATCAAGATTTCCCATGTAATTCCCGACTGCGGCTGTACGAACGTCATGTTGTTGGATTCCACTATTGCTCCCGGTGACTCCGTGGCGCTCGATCTGATTTTCCATTCCCGCGCCTTTGTTGGATACATGACCAAGCGACCGGCGGTGAAAATCGAGGGATCCAACGAGAACGCTGTCATTCAGTTTTATGCTGAGGTGCTGGTCAAACCCGAGACTGCTCGTCCGCTCGTGATGGAGCCGGTGAAGGTCGATGTATCCCAATTTGGCGAGAAGGTACGTCGCAAAGGGACATTCAAATTGACCAATTTCACGGCATTTGATCTGAATATCCAGGTGGTTGATTCAAGCTTCAAGAGTTTCGAGATCAACATTCCTACAGTCATTAAGGCTGGTAAGAGCATTGAGGGGCAGGTAATTGTTCGCAAAGAGTATATTGAAACTGAGTTTGAAGAGGCATTCACTATTGAGTTGAATGACGATGGCCGGACGCGATACGCCATCCCGGTTTTCCGGCTCTACCATCCGAACGCAATGCTGGGGCAAGCAGGCAAATAG
- a CDS encoding S9 family peptidase — protein MKRPSSTLRRPITADDLFKLKVLTGQAISPDEKHVAYTVEQAELETNKYFTNIHMLDLASGRSEQFTHGQHGDGKPVWSLDGTRIAFTSTREKKSGIYIMPATGGAEKKVFEAEAMIGEPTWHPDGKHLVLCLRYKDSHFIADEKKKNEPPVFRHITRLFYRLDGLGFMPLDPWQIYVLNIETGILRKLTSGKRDNHSPALSPDGKTVAFVSNRAKDPDIDGLMDDLFVIPFTGGKERKIVTPAGPITGPSFSPNGKLIGYIGHANPNDAWGVTNFHVWVVGLSGTPKARDLMPKFDRMAYDQSIADLADVHEAAQLFWSGDGKRLFFLSSDTGTTNLYYIPVSGGKPTRIFKGKCHIKGVSINGAGRVAAFTYADLETPCELMTCPTQFGAEAKAKKHTDLNPQLRTTIRLGNTRDVMFKSFDGTQVQGFLVTPPGFKPGRKYPAILEVHGGPRVQYAYTFFHEMQLLAASGYVVFYTNPRGGSGRGETWADAIAGGWGDLDYKDCMAAADYMEKLKFVDKKRIGVTGGSYGGWMTNWIIGHTNRFKAAVTQRSVTDLIAMTGSSDIGYALNREFNGYPWTNYENYVKCSPMYYLEKVKTPVLILHNEKDLRCHIEQAEQMFVKLKVLGKTVEFVRFPDEPHGLSRHGRPDRRKARLEWILKWFDRYLR, from the coding sequence ATGAAACGTCCCTCCAGCACACTCCGTCGCCCCATCACCGCCGACGATCTGTTCAAACTGAAAGTCCTCACCGGGCAGGCGATCTCTCCTGACGAAAAGCATGTCGCCTATACGGTGGAGCAGGCCGAACTCGAAACCAACAAATACTTCACGAATATTCATATGCTCGATCTCGCCAGTGGACGGTCCGAGCAATTCACGCATGGCCAGCATGGCGATGGCAAACCGGTTTGGTCGCTGGACGGGACCCGTATTGCGTTCACCTCGACACGAGAGAAAAAGTCCGGTATCTACATCATGCCGGCCACAGGCGGTGCAGAAAAGAAAGTGTTCGAGGCCGAAGCGATGATCGGCGAACCGACCTGGCACCCGGATGGGAAACATCTGGTGCTCTGTCTGCGCTACAAGGACTCGCATTTTATCGCCGATGAAAAGAAGAAAAACGAGCCGCCGGTCTTCCGCCACATTACGCGACTCTTTTATCGACTGGACGGCCTCGGCTTCATGCCGCTCGATCCCTGGCAGATCTACGTCCTGAATATCGAAACCGGTATCCTTCGCAAATTGACCTCCGGAAAACGGGACAACCACTCCCCTGCCCTATCGCCTGACGGTAAGACGGTGGCATTTGTGTCGAATCGGGCGAAAGACCCCGATATCGACGGTTTGATGGATGACCTCTTTGTTATCCCGTTTACGGGCGGCAAAGAGCGGAAGATCGTCACTCCGGCTGGTCCGATCACTGGTCCATCGTTCTCCCCCAACGGCAAACTAATCGGGTATATCGGTCATGCCAATCCGAACGATGCCTGGGGAGTGACCAATTTCCACGTTTGGGTGGTCGGTTTGAGCGGCACACCCAAAGCGCGCGACCTAATGCCGAAATTCGATCGAATGGCGTATGACCAGTCAATCGCCGATCTGGCGGATGTTCACGAAGCAGCTCAGTTGTTCTGGTCGGGCGACGGTAAGCGGCTCTTTTTCCTCTCTTCGGATACCGGCACGACTAACCTGTACTATATCCCTGTCTCGGGCGGCAAGCCGACACGAATTTTCAAAGGTAAGTGTCACATCAAAGGGGTCTCGATCAATGGCGCTGGGCGTGTCGCCGCTTTCACCTATGCGGACCTTGAAACTCCGTGCGAGTTGATGACCTGTCCAACTCAATTTGGTGCAGAAGCCAAGGCTAAGAAACATACCGACCTCAACCCGCAATTGCGCACAACCATCAGGCTGGGAAATACCCGCGATGTGATGTTCAAATCGTTTGATGGGACTCAGGTACAGGGATTTCTGGTGACGCCACCCGGATTCAAACCTGGACGAAAATACCCGGCGATCCTTGAAGTACACGGCGGCCCACGCGTCCAGTATGCCTACACGTTCTTCCATGAAATGCAGCTTCTGGCGGCCAGTGGCTATGTGGTGTTCTACACCAATCCCCGGGGTGGATCCGGTCGTGGCGAGACCTGGGCAGACGCTATCGCCGGTGGGTGGGGTGATCTCGATTACAAAGACTGTATGGCGGCGGCAGACTACATGGAGAAACTGAAGTTTGTCGACAAAAAGCGGATCGGTGTGACTGGCGGTTCTTATGGTGGCTGGATGACTAACTGGATAATCGGTCATACCAATCGCTTCAAAGCGGCGGTCACCCAGCGATCGGTCACCGACCTGATCGCCATGACCGGTTCATCGGACATCGGCTACGCCCTAAACCGTGAGTTCAACGGCTACCCGTGGACCAATTACGAGAATTATGTCAAATGTTCGCCGATGTATTACCTCGAAAAGGTCAAGACTCCCGTATTAATATTGCATAATGAAAAGGACCTGCGCTGTCATATCGAGCAGGCCGAGCAGATGTTTGTAAAGCTCAAGGTGCTCGGGAAGACGGTTGAATTCGTTCGTTTCCCGGATGAACCGCACGGTCTCTCGCGGCACGGACGCCCGGACCGTCGAAAAGCCAGATTAGAATGGATCCTGAAGTGGTTTGATCGCTACCTGCGCTAA
- a CDS encoding polysaccharide biosynthesis protein — translation MSIARQFFKNIITSWVAYVIRLALGFLFVPYIATVFGSERYGVWVIIFQAISYITLFDFGFERAVIRFVAKYWAQGDEEAVRRTLSTSQGLFLMLAPVVLLVVVAVALVLFDFLNISDSSIRSEGTIALGIIGFLLATRFALGAINHALAGLQRFDILNTIDIVEEILRFGSMALLLSLGYGMIGLAIAILGVNLLRLAAGWYWLRRVEPSVTWNPREFDRERFKELFRYSKMSFGITLAWLVIFNSDAILLGMIASASAAGIYAPAAQLMLYMRHIVNGIGIPLTPAISHLEAKGRDEGVARTYLTGLKYVSYISFFLSCGVIVFARSFVALWLPTEFALTGEVMVILAVGSAVFLPQIIGNSILFGIEKHRYLFYVLVCEAAMKIGLSLVLIPTYGAKGMAIAAAAPQFILYLTLYPYFMAKVLGRPMLQILGIATRPAALALIVTGITALAMRMLLPPATWPTFVIDVLVTGAVALAFGWSFVVERSERDRLLSAIKNRFGKN, via the coding sequence GTGTCGATAGCCCGTCAGTTTTTCAAGAACATCATCACGTCGTGGGTAGCCTACGTTATCCGGCTGGCGCTGGGGTTCCTCTTTGTTCCCTACATTGCCACCGTTTTCGGCTCCGAGCGATATGGCGTCTGGGTGATCATCTTCCAGGCGATCAGTTATATCACTCTCTTTGATTTTGGGTTTGAGCGAGCGGTCATCCGGTTTGTCGCCAAATACTGGGCACAAGGAGATGAAGAAGCGGTCCGGCGGACGCTCTCAACTTCGCAGGGGCTCTTCCTGATGCTCGCGCCGGTGGTCTTGCTAGTAGTCGTAGCGGTCGCACTGGTGCTGTTCGATTTCCTCAATATTAGCGACAGTTCGATCCGCTCCGAAGGAACCATCGCGCTGGGGATCATCGGCTTCCTGCTGGCCACGCGATTTGCCCTTGGCGCGATCAATCATGCCCTGGCCGGCCTGCAGCGATTTGACATTCTCAATACCATTGATATTGTCGAAGAGATCCTTCGCTTTGGGTCAATGGCCTTGTTGCTGAGCCTTGGGTACGGAATGATCGGACTGGCGATCGCCATCCTCGGGGTGAATCTGCTTCGCCTGGCGGCGGGATGGTATTGGCTTCGCCGGGTGGAACCATCCGTTACCTGGAATCCACGGGAGTTCGATCGCGAGCGCTTCAAAGAGCTATTTCGCTATTCGAAAATGTCTTTTGGGATCACGCTCGCCTGGCTAGTGATCTTCAATTCCGATGCCATCCTGCTAGGGATGATTGCTTCAGCTAGCGCCGCAGGGATATACGCTCCCGCCGCGCAACTCATGCTTTACATGCGACATATCGTTAATGGCATCGGCATCCCGCTCACTCCTGCGATCTCACACCTTGAAGCCAAAGGACGCGATGAGGGGGTGGCGCGGACCTACCTGACCGGACTTAAGTATGTTTCGTACATCTCGTTTTTTCTTTCGTGCGGGGTCATCGTCTTCGCGCGATCGTTTGTCGCGCTCTGGCTCCCAACAGAATTTGCGCTGACCGGTGAAGTGATGGTGATCCTGGCGGTTGGGTCGGCAGTTTTCCTGCCGCAAATCATTGGCAACTCAATCCTGTTTGGGATCGAAAAGCATCGCTACCTCTTTTACGTGTTGGTTTGTGAGGCGGCCATGAAGATCGGGCTATCGCTGGTATTGATCCCGACCTATGGTGCCAAAGGGATGGCGATCGCCGCGGCGGCGCCACAATTCATCCTCTACCTCACACTCTATCCATACTTCATGGCCAAAGTGCTGGGACGGCCAATGCTCCAGATACTGGGGATAGCCACCCGCCCGGCGGCATTGGCACTGATCGTGACGGGCATTACCGCACTGGCGATGCGTATGCTTCTCCCCCCTGCAACCTGGCCGACATTTGTCATCGATGTTCTGGTGACCGGCGCGGTGGCACTGGCCTTCGGCTGGAGCTTCGTGGTTGAACGGAGTGAACGGGATAGACTGCTGTCAGCGATCAAGAACCGTTTCGGCAAGAACTGA
- a CDS encoding efflux RND transporter periplasmic adaptor subunit: MKRLIIIVIILAAVGGGTYWWLNRNTETKVTFRKDVVDRGDLVVSISATGTLNAVTTVTVGSQVSGTIAKLYADFNSPVKEGQLLAQLDPTFLQASVNEQRANTDRAKAQFNEAKRNFDRSTELSSRGLISQAELDAATTSLESSKASLQQAEAALDRAQVNLRYATIRAPISGVVVSRNVDVGQTVAASLQAPTLFTIAEDMSRMKVEASIDEADIGSVKEAQRVTFTVDSYPEEQFEGRVSQIRLAPVEAQNVVTYTVIIDVSNPEQKLMPGMTATVSIEVARRDAVLRVPLQALRFTPPGMTAPTSGPGRRGTEDKRDSSGNSSQGGLQAANPSPDTTQTQNQATRGERRRPRREMGGGSGDSSAAPKEMRREKPKGSRGFVWIMENGTPKPIPVWRGIQNQRYAEIIEAPLNEGDTILIGTVSNNANAAASQTQTNPFMPRMPGGPGSGGGRGR; encoded by the coding sequence ATGAAAAGACTCATTATAATTGTCATTATTCTGGCGGCCGTGGGCGGCGGAACCTATTGGTGGCTCAATCGAAACACCGAAACCAAAGTGACTTTTCGGAAGGATGTGGTCGATCGGGGCGACCTGGTCGTGTCGATCTCAGCCACTGGCACCCTTAACGCGGTCACGACAGTGACTGTCGGCTCACAGGTTTCTGGAACGATCGCCAAGCTGTATGCCGATTTCAATTCGCCGGTGAAAGAGGGACAGCTTCTGGCTCAGCTTGACCCGACTTTTCTGCAGGCTAGTGTCAACGAGCAGCGGGCCAATACAGACCGTGCCAAAGCGCAATTCAACGAGGCCAAGCGGAATTTCGATCGATCGACCGAGTTGTCATCGCGTGGCCTGATCTCCCAAGCAGAGCTTGATGCCGCCACTACTTCGCTGGAATCCAGCAAAGCATCACTGCAACAAGCTGAGGCGGCCCTGGATCGCGCACAGGTCAATCTTCGCTATGCGACCATTCGCGCCCCCATAAGCGGCGTGGTGGTCTCTCGGAATGTGGACGTTGGCCAGACGGTCGCGGCCAGCCTTCAGGCACCTACTCTATTTACGATCGCCGAAGATATGTCACGGATGAAAGTCGAAGCGAGTATAGACGAAGCGGACATTGGTTCAGTCAAAGAAGCACAGCGCGTCACTTTCACTGTGGACTCCTATCCGGAAGAGCAGTTTGAGGGTCGGGTAAGTCAGATCCGTTTGGCGCCGGTAGAGGCTCAGAATGTTGTCACTTACACAGTGATCATTGATGTCAGCAATCCGGAACAGAAGCTGATGCCCGGAATGACGGCGACTGTTTCGATAGAAGTCGCCCGTCGCGATGCAGTGTTGCGGGTACCGCTTCAGGCCCTGCGCTTCACTCCTCCGGGGATGACTGCGCCAACAAGTGGACCGGGACGTCGCGGAACCGAAGACAAACGCGATAGTAGTGGTAATTCGTCGCAAGGAGGGCTTCAGGCGGCCAATCCATCACCGGATACAACTCAGACACAGAATCAAGCAACACGAGGTGAGCGTCGCCGTCCTCGCCGCGAAATGGGCGGTGGATCCGGCGATTCCTCGGCTGCTCCGAAGGAAATGCGCAGAGAGAAGCCAAAAGGGTCACGCGGATTCGTCTGGATCATGGAAAACGGCACACCCAAACCAATCCCGGTCTGGCGAGGTATTCAGAATCAGCGATATGCTGAGATCATAGAAGCACCGCTCAACGAAGGCGACACGATACTGATCGGCACGGTCTCAAATAATGCCAATGCTGCAGCCTCGCAAACGCAGACCAACCCGTTCATGCCACGAATGCCCGGCGGTCCCGGTTCAGGTGGCGGGAGAGGGCGATAG
- a CDS encoding ester cyclase, whose translation MSEQNKQVVRKYVEAFNRGDLDGVCATFAPDAIVYGVLGSGGLDIARSIWQELITANGMQLHIEAMSAEGDTVAVRYTERGKSIGSFRGLPVTGKTYEIVAMEWFEIRGGKTQKRWGARDAMTIAKQLGLPLSA comes from the coding sequence ATGTCAGAACAGAACAAACAGGTAGTGCGAAAGTATGTTGAGGCGTTCAACCGCGGCGATCTTGATGGCGTTTGCGCCACCTTTGCGCCTGATGCTATAGTCTACGGCGTACTTGGATCAGGGGGGTTGGATATCGCCCGAAGTATCTGGCAGGAACTGATCACCGCCAACGGTATGCAATTACATATTGAGGCGATGTCGGCAGAAGGAGACACTGTCGCTGTTCGTTATACCGAACGCGGGAAATCGATCGGCTCCTTCCGAGGTTTGCCCGTTACCGGCAAAACCTATGAGATTGTAGCGATGGAGTGGTTCGAGATCCGGGGTGGGAAGACACAGAAACGTTGGGGTGCGCGGGATGCGATGACGATCGCGAAGCAGCTCGGGCTGCCGCTGTCGGCATAG
- a CDS encoding ABC transporter ATP-binding protein gives MYRLAVEHLFKRFGDRKVLNDINFELSTGDSMAIVGANGSGKSTLLMLLLAALHPTKGKIGYFENDRLLTDSEVRSCTSLVSPYLNLYDNLTAEENLVFFSTVSGGNITGKEINALLTRVGLEGRGPDAVGSYSSGMKQRLKYAVALLNEPAFLFLDEPTSNLDDAGKKIVFEIVEEYRAKTIILIATNEKEEQGFAQKLCRVSQ, from the coding sequence ATGTACAGGCTGGCAGTCGAGCATCTCTTCAAACGGTTCGGTGACCGCAAGGTGCTCAATGATATCAATTTCGAGCTCTCCACCGGTGATTCCATGGCCATTGTCGGTGCCAATGGTTCAGGTAAATCGACCCTTCTGATGCTGCTTCTGGCGGCGCTTCATCCCACTAAAGGAAAGATCGGTTACTTCGAAAATGATCGATTGTTGACCGATTCGGAAGTCCGCTCCTGTACCTCGCTGGTTTCTCCTTACCTCAATCTGTATGACAACCTAACGGCAGAAGAGAATCTGGTCTTTTTCTCCACGGTATCGGGCGGGAATATCACCGGGAAAGAGATCAATGCGCTTCTGACACGAGTCGGCCTTGAGGGGAGAGGGCCGGATGCGGTCGGGTCCTATTCATCCGGCATGAAACAGCGCCTGAAATATGCGGTCGCTTTGTTAAATGAACCGGCGTTTCTCTTTCTGGACGAACCGACCTCGAATCTGGATGACGCCGGCAAGAAAATTGTCTTTGAGATCGTGGAAGAGTATCGCGCGAAAACGATCATTTTGATTGCGACCAATGAGAAGGAGGAGCAGGGGTTTGCCCAGAAGCTCTGTCGGGTTAGTCAGTAA
- a CDS encoding heme exporter protein CcmB: protein MPRSSVGLVSKAFAVYAKDLRLELRSRYALNAILMFGVTTLVVVSFSLGQAGLPSKLLAALFWIIMFFSAMSGLSHVFVREEEAGTALVLKLRAEPDAIYWGKLIFNFTLLAIMTVIITPMFFIFTDAPTGNLLAFTIVLLLGVIGLCGATTVIAAIIAKVAVKGALFAVLSFPVLVVLLLLLVGASTKVFDGKPLAEIYTEIQGLVAYCVVMITASVLLFKFVWLE from the coding sequence TTGCCCAGAAGCTCTGTCGGGTTAGTCAGTAAGGCGTTTGCCGTCTATGCCAAGGACCTTCGGCTGGAGTTGCGCTCCCGCTACGCGCTGAACGCTATTCTGATGTTTGGCGTGACGACCCTCGTTGTAGTCTCCTTTTCACTGGGACAAGCTGGTCTTCCGTCGAAACTTCTGGCCGCGCTTTTCTGGATCATCATGTTTTTCTCCGCCATGTCCGGCTTGTCGCATGTTTTCGTGCGCGAAGAAGAGGCCGGAACCGCCCTCGTGTTAAAACTTCGCGCCGAACCTGATGCGATCTATTGGGGGAAGCTGATTTTCAATTTCACCCTCCTGGCGATCATGACTGTGATCATTACCCCGATGTTTTTCATCTTCACCGATGCACCAACCGGCAATCTCTTGGCATTCACTATCGTGTTATTGCTTGGGGTGATCGGATTGTGTGGTGCAACTACCGTTATTGCAGCGATCATTGCCAAAGTGGCGGTGAAAGGAGCGCTGTTCGCGGTGCTCTCTTTCCCCGTGCTTGTGGTGCTGCTGCTGCTCCTGGTAGGCGCAAGTACGAAAGTGTTTGATGGAAAGCCGCTGGCCGAAATCTACACCGAGATCCAGGGACTGGTCGCCTATTGTGTCGTGATGATCACCGCTTCGGTCCTGCTCTTCAAGTTCGTCTGGCTGGAATAG
- a CDS encoding ABC transporter permease, translating to MHFVEIIRAAVDSLVRHKTRALLTMLGIVIGGAAVVAMVAVGNGAQIAVESSIASLGTNVLMVFPGAGFQGPVSMGAGQAQNLTLEDVAAIKEQCPAVGYVSPSNRTNRQVVAGNLNWATQIQGGTPEFFDIRDWPLQSGMIHTEQDERAATKVCVIGQTIAENLYPDQDPIGQTIRIGKLPFKVIGVLSPKGQNAMGQDQDDIIVAPFSTVQKKVQGSDRVSMIILSAVTPEQISEAQSQVSDLFRIRHRISAGQSDDFTIRTQSEIAATAGQTTKIMSVLLGSIASVSLLVGGIGIMNIMLVSVTERTREIGVRRSLGARKRDILQQFLVEAILLSVFGGILGIALGVFISSLISKFAGWPVAVTADSVVVAFVFSAAVGLFFGFYPARKAAVLNPIDALRYE from the coding sequence ATGCATTTCGTAGAGATCATAAGAGCGGCTGTGGATTCACTGGTCCGCCACAAAACTCGGGCGCTTTTGACCATGCTCGGGATTGTCATCGGCGGTGCGGCGGTTGTTGCCATGGTAGCGGTCGGCAATGGCGCCCAGATAGCCGTTGAGTCTTCTATTGCCAGTCTGGGGACAAATGTCTTGATGGTCTTCCCCGGAGCTGGGTTCCAGGGTCCGGTTAGTATGGGAGCCGGTCAGGCGCAAAATTTGACGTTGGAGGATGTCGCCGCTATCAAAGAGCAATGTCCCGCGGTCGGTTATGTCTCACCGTCGAATCGAACCAATCGTCAGGTAGTCGCCGGTAATCTCAACTGGGCTACACAGATCCAGGGAGGCACACCCGAGTTTTTTGATATCCGAGACTGGCCACTCCAATCGGGAATGATACATACGGAACAAGATGAACGTGCTGCTACCAAAGTCTGCGTGATCGGCCAGACGATCGCGGAGAACCTGTACCCTGATCAGGATCCGATCGGCCAGACGATCCGGATCGGGAAACTTCCATTCAAAGTCATCGGTGTCCTCTCCCCAAAGGGACAGAATGCGATGGGACAGGATCAGGACGATATCATCGTCGCTCCGTTCTCCACTGTGCAAAAGAAAGTCCAGGGCTCTGACCGCGTGTCGATGATCATCCTCTCTGCGGTGACACCGGAGCAAATATCAGAGGCGCAGTCACAGGTGAGTGATCTCTTCCGCATCCGTCACCGGATCAGTGCGGGGCAGTCGGATGACTTCACGATCCGGACACAATCTGAGATCGCCGCAACTGCCGGTCAAACGACCAAGATCATGTCGGTATTGCTTGGTTCGATCGCCTCAGTATCGCTGCTGGTAGGCGGGATCGGCATCATGAATATCATGCTGGTGTCAGTGACGGAACGTACTCGCGAAATTGGCGTCCGTCGCTCACTCGGCGCACGCAAACGGGATATCCTGCAGCAGTTTTTGGTGGAGGCAATTCTGCTCTCCGTGTTTGGAGGGATACTAGGAATTGCGCTGGGAGTATTCATCTCTTCGCTAATATCTAAATTCGCCGGATGGCCTGTTGCTGTGACGGCCGATTCGGTGGTAGTAGCGTTTGTCTTTTCTGCGGCGGTCGGGTTATTTTTCGGCTTTTATCCCGCACGAAAGGCGGCAGTACTCAACCCGATTGACGCATTAAGATACGAGTGA
- a CDS encoding TonB-dependent receptor has protein sequence MRRILLIATMAWLSALGTHAVAETANDPTELTDSIVVTANRFGQSPKQAIWPATALSRQTLSTDVSLQQSLDGRFGLDLRQTSGVGSIATLSNWGTFNRHMLLLYNGRVVRDYSLGGFNLSDFSADEFERIELLKGPQSAFYGADAIGGVINLISRNALVDRVDVVTRYGEHDLRQYRLDASKLLGTIGIGGFAEFSKAENNRPNAGSERILFGLRSDYLSHSGIHRVSMSARYFEDSLGAPGPVPDPVAIPVYGNRDASSLNDHQQDDNYSADLTYRYSPNPSSELQVDLFWEKKNLDYHSLYNYQFSYYTPEGADSVLNVDSVDVHSRSIYNKRSAGLSGRYQHHFKIVTASLGMDILSGSLRATSDDRSFGTNTVGPFAPYQYDYSNFNFWSRGQEQIDFWGSAVIMPSAAYQYDLSGRVQFVHNRKAQPSFNAGIMFSSKPYLRFKLGYGYAFRLPSIADQFADEIYVQGRADLEPETSHSVVGSIEYDALNGNMTLRMSGFAQQVRSLIQYQYDPNIFRSVPQNISRFRSSGIDASITYRLPADYWATLGMVYQQARQTTLPGDYVNAYYVPDLKWRADWGGTVFPRLSAGFNLSYTSDREIMLYGGEAKSIDAVYELGATLAYAISKQATFSLTGYDLTDRRRPDQFGFVTTDGDYPTPGRRLVAQFAIKLR, from the coding sequence ATGAGGCGCATTTTACTAATTGCGACGATGGCATGGCTGAGCGCGCTGGGAACTCACGCCGTTGCCGAAACCGCAAACGATCCAACCGAGCTGACTGACTCGATTGTCGTCACCGCGAATCGATTTGGTCAATCCCCCAAACAGGCGATCTGGCCCGCCACCGCATTGTCACGCCAGACACTGTCAACTGATGTCTCGCTGCAGCAATCACTCGATGGCCGCTTTGGACTTGACCTCCGTCAAACCAGCGGAGTCGGCTCCATTGCCACTCTGTCCAACTGGGGGACGTTTAATCGTCACATGCTCCTGCTGTATAACGGGAGAGTCGTTCGTGATTATTCCCTGGGGGGCTTTAACCTTTCCGATTTCAGTGCCGATGAATTTGAGCGGATCGAACTGCTCAAAGGGCCACAGTCCGCATTTTATGGGGCAGACGCTATTGGTGGCGTAATTAATCTGATCAGTCGAAATGCCCTTGTTGACAGAGTAGACGTTGTCACTCGCTATGGTGAACATGACCTTCGACAGTACCGACTGGATGCCTCAAAGTTGCTTGGAACGATCGGTATCGGCGGATTCGCCGAGTTCAGCAAAGCGGAAAACAATCGTCCAAATGCCGGCTCAGAGAGGATACTCTTTGGCCTTCGAAGCGACTATCTCAGCCACAGTGGTATCCATCGTGTGTCCATGTCGGCTCGCTATTTCGAGGACTCGCTCGGCGCTCCCGGTCCAGTACCGGATCCTGTCGCCATCCCGGTCTATGGCAACAGAGACGCGTCCAGTTTGAACGACCATCAACAAGACGACAATTACTCCGCCGATCTCACTTATCGATATTCGCCGAACCCGTCCAGTGAACTCCAGGTCGATCTTTTCTGGGAGAAGAAGAATCTCGACTACCATTCGCTCTACAACTACCAGTTCTCCTATTACACCCCCGAAGGCGCGGATTCCGTCCTGAATGTCGATTCGGTCGATGTTCACTCTCGGTCGATCTACAACAAACGCTCGGCCGGCTTGAGCGGGAGATATCAGCACCATTTCAAAATCGTCACAGCCTCTCTGGGGATGGATATTCTCTCAGGTTCGCTTCGTGCGACTTCGGATGACCGCAGTTTTGGCACCAATACTGTCGGCCCATTTGCTCCGTATCAGTATGATTATTCCAACTTCAATTTCTGGTCACGGGGTCAGGAGCAGATCGACTTCTGGGGCTCGGCCGTTATCATGCCGAGCGCGGCGTATCAATACGATCTCTCTGGCCGCGTTCAGTTTGTCCATAATCGAAAGGCCCAGCCGTCATTTAACGCCGGAATCATGTTCTCAAGCAAACCGTATCTCCGGTTCAAGCTTGGCTATGGTTATGCCTTCCGGTTACCCTCGATCGCTGATCAATTCGCCGACGAAATCTACGTGCAGGGGAGAGCCGACCTGGAACCGGAAACTTCACATTCAGTAGTTGGTTCGATTGAATATGACGCACTGAACGGCAATATGACATTGCGCATGAGTGGATTCGCACAGCAGGTCAGATCCCTGATTCAATATCAATATGACCCCAATATTTTTCGCTCGGTTCCCCAGAATATCAGTCGCTTCAGGAGTTCCGGGATTGATGCATCTATCACTTATCGTTTGCCGGCGGATTACTGGGCCACGCTTGGCATGGTCTATCAACAGGCAAGGCAGACCACATTGCCCGGCGACTACGTAAACGCATACTACGTCCCGGATCTTAAGTGGCGAGCTGATTGGGGTGGAACCGTGTTCCCGCGACTTTCGGCCGGATTCAATCTCTCCTATACATCCGACCGGGAGATCATGCTGTACGGCGGAGAAGCCAAATCCATCGATGCTGTATATGAACTGGGTGCGACCCTTGCCTACGCAATTAGTAAGCAGGCGACCTTCAGCCTGACAGGGTATGACCTGACCGACCGTCGCCGCCCTGATCAGTTCGGTTTTGTCACGACCGACGGTGATTACCCGACTCCGGGCCGTCGGTTGGTTGCCCAGTTTGCGATCAAGCTTCGCTAA